From Xyrauchen texanus isolate HMW12.3.18 chromosome 12, RBS_HiC_50CHRs, whole genome shotgun sequence, one genomic window encodes:
- the LOC127653060 gene encoding uncharacterized protein LOC127653060, translating into MHWLPLVAMVIASALPFPQSPVPRLVAATIEPGRNNSNSSMPVNSSMYNNSHDATSHNNSSNLNYSRHDKAPHRTFDKHEQSEVINSTFTYEENHLSNRRANQENLLTEHIFFNTTKKQDHTGGGRTTRVDASRSYEHREYELQKKLAEKASPDDFLSNNILKDYKLSHEESSIGTENSLKDDRNTGSKLKDEVLDGSKKTNISLEMFPIQEDSQSDGSSNGGTLGEQDGGSAEVVAMNTLEEVLGAKLGIGLDDVGLWEEDQMLLLDAHPRVLFSPALSPPKHPPLLLMLELGLLADDLEENHFMDLTPSREGGDRESYRNLLLGLSGSDGPSLSFTSSHNPNTLVRHKRYIGHSTQGRERSVCEAENKWVTDKKTAIDQMSKTVTVLPEIQTQKGPIKQYFFETRCRKPSQLGTGEVHGVEGAECIGVDNRHWMSKCETKQSYVRALTSDENKRVGWRWIRIDSSCVCVLLTRGTYNKERGREQEGRRYR; encoded by the coding sequence ATGCACTGGCTTCCCCTGGTTGCCATGGTGATCGCCTCGGCCCTGCCTTTCCCTCAAAGTCCTGTGCCCAGGCTTGTTGCCGCGACGATAGAGCCTGGCAGAAACAATAGCAACAGCAGCATGCCGGTCAACTCATCAATGTACAACAACTCCCATGATGCTACTTCTCACAACAACAGCAGCAATTTGAACTACAGCAGACATGACAAAGCTCCTCATAGAACATTTGATAAACATGAACAGAGTGAAGTAATAAACAGCACATTTACATATGAGGAGAACCATTTATCCAACAGGAGAGCAAACCAAGAAAACCTTTTAACAGAACACATTTTTTTCAATACCACAAAAAAACAGGACCACACCGGGGGAGGTAGGACTACCAGAGTAGATGCCTCCAGGTCATATGAACACAGGGAAtatgaattgcaaaaaaaattggCAGAAAAAGCCAGTCCAGATGATTTCCTGAGCAACAACATTCTCAAAGACTATAAACTTAGCCATGAAGAAAGCAGTATTGGAACAGAGAACTCTCTTAAAGATGACAGGAACACAGGAAGTAAGCTGAAAGATGAGGTTCTTGATGGTTCTAAGAAGACAAACATCTCTCTGGAGATGTTTCCAATCCAGGAAGATTCACAATCGGATGGTAGCAGCAATGGAGGAACACTGGGGGAGCAAGATGGAGGTAGTGCTGAGGTGGTGGCAATGAACACACTAGAGGAAGTGCTGGGAGCCAAACTTGGCATAGGGTTAGATGACGTAGGCCTATGGGAAGAAGATCAGATGCTTTTACTGGACGCCCATCCCCGGGTTCTCTTCTCCCCTGCCCTTTCCCCACCCAAACACCCACCTTTGCTCTTAATGCTGGAGTTAGGCTTGCTGGCTGATGATTTAGAGGAAAACCACTTTATGGACTTAACCCCATCCAGAGAGGGAGGTGACCGAGAGTCATACAGAAACTTACTGTTGGGTCTCTCTGGCTCTGATGGCCCCTCTTTATCATTCACATCCTCCCACAACCCAAACACACTAGTCCGCCACAAGCGGTATATCGGCCACAGCACACAAGGCCGTGAACGCTCAGTATGTGAGGCCGAAAACAAGTGGGTGACGGATAAGAAGACTGCAATAGACCAGATGAGCAAAACAGTCACAGTGCTGCCAGAGATACAGACCCAGAAGGGCCCAATAAAGCAGTACTTTTTTGAAACAAGGTGCCGCAAGCCATCTCAGCTGGGTACAGGAGAAGTACATGGGGTGGAGGGGGCCGAATGCATTGGAGTGGATAATAGACACTGGATGAGCAAGTGTGAAACCAAGCAGTCGTATGTGCGTGCGCTTACCTCTGATGAGAATAAGAGAGTAGGCTGGAGGTGGATCCGTATTGACTCGTCCTGTGTATGTGTGCTGCTCACTAGAGGAACATACAACAAAGAGAGGGGAAGGGAGCAGGAAGGGAGAAGGTACAGATAA